A genome region from Stenotrophomonas maltophilia includes the following:
- a CDS encoding alpha/beta hydrolase gives MQLEPALQQFVDAVAAHPLPDDLRELRAISESALPQLQGAPEPVAHVIEHAVIARDGHALEVRLYTPEGLPDGPAPALLFAHGGGWFQCSLAVYDGPCRALANASGCVIVAVGYRLAPEHPFPVPLHDLADAWSWLQDNAELLGVDPQRLAIGGDSAGGNLAAACCLQLRDLGLPQPRHQLLLYPALDAGMGSDSYREYASGFYLSAELMQRCWQAYLGDLHPPLAQASPAHATDLHGLAPASVLSCEHDPLRDEAEQYARRLQAAGVDCTLERLPGMIHACIHLHAVSASTDVAARRAGALLRRALS, from the coding sequence ATGCAGCTTGAACCCGCGCTGCAGCAGTTCGTCGATGCCGTTGCGGCCCATCCACTGCCGGACGACCTGCGCGAGCTGCGTGCGATCAGCGAGAGCGCGCTGCCTCAGCTGCAGGGCGCGCCGGAGCCGGTTGCGCATGTGATCGAGCATGCGGTGATCGCACGCGACGGCCACGCGTTGGAAGTGCGCCTTTACACACCGGAAGGGCTGCCCGATGGACCGGCACCGGCGTTGTTGTTCGCGCATGGCGGCGGATGGTTCCAGTGTTCGCTGGCGGTCTATGACGGCCCCTGCCGCGCGCTGGCCAATGCCAGCGGCTGCGTGATTGTCGCCGTGGGCTACCGGCTGGCGCCGGAACACCCGTTCCCGGTGCCGCTGCACGACCTTGCCGATGCCTGGTCGTGGCTGCAGGACAACGCCGAGCTCCTCGGGGTGGACCCGCAGCGATTGGCGATCGGCGGCGACAGCGCCGGTGGCAATCTGGCCGCCGCGTGCTGCCTGCAGCTGCGCGATCTTGGCCTGCCGCAACCGCGCCACCAGTTGCTGCTGTACCCGGCACTCGATGCAGGGATGGGCAGCGATTCCTACCGCGAGTACGCCAGTGGCTTCTACCTCAGTGCCGAACTGATGCAGCGCTGCTGGCAGGCCTATCTTGGCGATCTGCACCCGCCGCTGGCACAGGCCTCGCCGGCCCATGCAACGGATCTGCATGGGCTGGCGCCGGCCTCCGTGCTCAGCTGCGAGCACGACCCGCTGCGGGATGAGGCCGAACAGTACGCACGGCGGCTGCAGGCGGCAGGTGTCGACTGCACGCTCGAGCGCTTGCCCGGGATGATCCACGCCTGCATCCACCTGCACGCGGTCAGTGCCAGCACCGACGTGGCAGCACGTCGTGCCGGCGCGCTGCTGCGCCGGGCCCTGTCCTGA
- a CDS encoding DUF4034 domain-containing protein — MGDLAWRAQARSALQEQDYAALDALLAPHEQAWLNGARPLPGIRWRLRNLQDTALPLDERLQQAQRWVAADPHSYYARLRLGACWESAAGALRSADVAALVEDSQWLAAQQARDHAVHAYLQAIALSQRPALALDGIKRITSYLREPNWLRALQAGQSPESDEAALAEHYPQAWPQALQLLSRFGAPLQHLPECLPPLLRDRSEDEFDAPLAYWMRLVLEQRPDDLGTLEDTLYYLYPRWGGSHEAMEDFIEGSWCRGLELAQRNALRWCKEQDWMGELPRRGDAEAVAVHERAYAQILDWHLEGYVRAEVLIQRAALRFHLGRIEEIEDQVQWDAGCMQAALEDLQHAWALDRDMVLHGGFSSLEACTWFAHVEGAETLFAQVVDYAAREGDSALGLLWAATAIEHGLLGQAADPARAQPLLQRALKLAAQQKTSTVTFASNLFCDVSQDAGLSLLQRMADDGDAGAMAALCDLYKGRLGGRDQPDFVDAQKALYWQERAVEGGDLIATYNLGVRLVAAGGADNEARARELYLRCLREADAGERVWGPTCRNLACLAFDGQNDAHKREAVERALIPLWWRGEDNDKLWAAGYLADIYHFGNGVPANAFLALTWLQRASEIDTEYVDVVRMAPLINGEGRWFGASRARKQQAQDRQQVDSATWALTFGQRSQDSDLTAV, encoded by the coding sequence ATGGGCGACCTGGCCTGGCGCGCGCAGGCGCGCAGCGCACTGCAGGAACAGGACTACGCAGCGCTGGATGCACTGCTGGCACCACACGAACAGGCCTGGCTGAACGGCGCTCGGCCACTGCCCGGCATCCGCTGGCGCCTGCGCAACCTGCAGGACACGGCGCTGCCCCTGGATGAGCGCCTGCAGCAGGCGCAACGGTGGGTTGCCGCCGATCCGCACAGCTATTACGCACGCCTGCGCCTGGGTGCCTGCTGGGAATCGGCCGCTGGCGCCCTGCGCAGCGCCGACGTGGCCGCGCTGGTGGAAGACAGCCAGTGGCTGGCCGCACAGCAGGCGCGCGACCACGCCGTGCATGCCTATCTGCAGGCGATCGCGCTGTCGCAGCGACCGGCGCTGGCGCTGGATGGCATCAAGCGCATCACCAGCTACCTGCGCGAACCAAACTGGCTGCGCGCGCTCCAGGCGGGGCAATCGCCGGAGTCCGATGAAGCCGCCCTGGCCGAGCACTATCCGCAGGCGTGGCCGCAGGCATTGCAGTTGCTGTCGCGCTTCGGTGCGCCCCTGCAGCACCTGCCGGAATGCCTGCCGCCGCTGTTGCGCGATCGCAGCGAGGACGAATTCGATGCCCCCCTCGCGTACTGGATGCGCCTGGTGCTGGAACAGCGTCCGGACGACCTGGGGACGCTGGAAGACACCCTCTACTACCTGTACCCGCGCTGGGGCGGCAGCCACGAGGCGATGGAGGATTTCATCGAAGGCAGCTGGTGCCGAGGCCTGGAGCTGGCACAGCGCAACGCATTGCGCTGGTGCAAGGAACAGGACTGGATGGGCGAGCTGCCGCGCCGCGGCGATGCCGAAGCGGTGGCCGTGCATGAGCGCGCGTACGCACAGATCCTGGACTGGCACCTGGAGGGCTACGTGCGCGCTGAAGTCCTGATCCAGCGCGCCGCACTCCGCTTTCATCTCGGGCGCATCGAGGAGATCGAAGACCAGGTGCAATGGGATGCCGGATGCATGCAGGCCGCGCTTGAGGACCTGCAGCATGCGTGGGCACTGGATCGTGACATGGTCCTGCACGGTGGTTTCAGCAGCCTGGAGGCCTGCACCTGGTTCGCTCATGTTGAAGGGGCCGAAACGCTGTTCGCGCAGGTGGTGGACTACGCCGCCCGCGAAGGTGATTCGGCGCTCGGCCTGCTCTGGGCGGCTACCGCCATCGAGCATGGGCTGCTCGGCCAGGCAGCCGATCCGGCACGTGCGCAGCCCTTGCTGCAGCGCGCCCTGAAACTGGCGGCGCAGCAGAAGACATCCACGGTCACCTTTGCGTCCAACCTGTTCTGCGATGTCTCGCAGGACGCGGGCCTGTCGTTGTTGCAGCGCATGGCCGACGACGGCGACGCCGGTGCGATGGCCGCGCTGTGCGACCTGTACAAGGGCCGGCTGGGCGGCCGCGACCAGCCGGACTTCGTTGATGCCCAGAAGGCTCTGTACTGGCAGGAGCGTGCCGTCGAAGGCGGCGACCTGATCGCCACCTACAACCTTGGCGTGCGCCTGGTTGCGGCCGGTGGCGCTGACAACGAAGCGCGTGCGCGCGAACTGTACCTGCGCTGCCTGCGCGAAGCCGACGCCGGTGAACGCGTGTGGGGCCCGACCTGCCGCAACCTGGCCTGCCTGGCCTTCGATGGCCAGAACGACGCGCACAAGCGCGAAGCGGTCGAACGCGCCCTGATTCCGCTGTGGTGGCGCGGTGAGGACAACGACAAGCTGTGGGCCGCCGGCTACCTGGCCGACATCTACCACTTCGGCAACGGCGTGCCGGCCAACGCCTTCCTGGCCCTGACCTGGCTGCAGCGCGCCAGCGAGATCGATACGGAGTACGTGGATGTGGTGCGCATGGCGCCGTTGATCAACGGCGAAGGCCGCTGGTTCGGCGCCAGCCGCGCGCGCAAGCAGCAGGCGCAGGACCGCCAGCAGGTGGACAGCGCCACCTGGGCCCTGACCTTCGGCCAGCGCAGCCAGGACAGCGACCTTACCGCAGTCTGA
- a CDS encoding alpha/beta fold hydrolase, whose amino-acid sequence MTTSLPAGAAGDDTLHHHYLRIDGQRVHCVSAGHGEPVLLIPGWPQTWYAWRHVLHALADAGFEAIAVDPPGIGESDRPSHGYDTGSAAAVLHQTMQALGHERYQVVGHDIGMWIAYALASDQPQAVRQLAVTEAVIPGLAPEPGIFAAPADNIFLWHFMFNQVADLPEALISGRERAYLEFMFDRWSYRRDAVAADTYIAAYSRPGALRAGFAWYRAIPETIRQNKERAQRRLAMPVLAIGAEHATADAPMLTLQPHADNVRGSIVPGCGHFIMEEAPQAFLAQLLPFLQEARHAA is encoded by the coding sequence ATGACGACTTCCCTTCCCGCTGGCGCTGCCGGCGACGACACCCTGCACCACCACTACCTGCGCATCGATGGCCAGCGCGTGCATTGCGTCTCCGCCGGCCACGGCGAACCGGTGCTGCTGATTCCCGGCTGGCCGCAGACCTGGTATGCCTGGCGCCATGTGCTGCACGCCCTGGCCGACGCCGGCTTCGAAGCGATTGCCGTGGACCCGCCGGGCATCGGCGAATCCGATCGCCCCAGCCACGGTTACGACACCGGCAGCGCCGCCGCCGTCCTGCACCAGACCATGCAGGCACTGGGCCACGAGCGCTACCAGGTGGTCGGGCATGACATCGGCATGTGGATTGCCTATGCACTGGCCAGCGACCAGCCGCAGGCGGTGCGCCAACTGGCGGTCACCGAAGCGGTGATTCCCGGCCTGGCGCCGGAACCGGGCATCTTCGCCGCACCGGCCGACAACATCTTCCTCTGGCATTTCATGTTCAACCAGGTGGCCGACCTGCCCGAGGCACTCATCAGCGGTCGCGAGCGCGCCTACCTGGAATTCATGTTCGACCGCTGGTCATATCGCCGCGACGCGGTGGCTGCCGATACCTACATCGCCGCCTACAGCCGCCCCGGTGCACTGCGGGCCGGCTTCGCCTGGTACCGCGCGATTCCGGAAACCATCCGCCAGAACAAGGAACGTGCTCAGCGCCGGCTGGCGATGCCGGTGCTGGCCATCGGCGCCGAGCACGCCACCGCCGATGCGCCGATGCTGACCCTGCAACCGCATGCCGACAACGTGCGAGGCAGCATCGTGCCGGGCTGCGGCCACTTCATCATGGAAGAAGCGCCGCAGGCGTTCCTGGCGCAGCTGCTGCCGTTCCTGCAGGAGGCGCGCCATGCAGCTTGA
- a CDS encoding bifunctional transcriptional activator/DNA repair enzyme AdaA, with translation MDSTASPTTDARVERVCRHLQASLDEPSLQELADIAGCSPTRLHRLFKEATGLTPKQYAAALRADRLRTGLQQQERITDAFHDAGFGSSGRFYENAPKLLGMTPKQWRAGGRGEVIHFALAESSLGSVLVASSATGVVAILLGDDPEALLQSLQHRFRQAKLVGADSGYEQLVAQVVGLVEDPTRGATLPLDIRGTAFQQRVWQALQQIPRGQTASYADIATRIGAPRSSRAVARACASNPLAVAVPCHRVVRRDGDLSGYAWGVARKRELLRREKASTA, from the coding sequence ATGGACAGCACCGCCTCCCCCACCACCGACGCCCGCGTCGAACGGGTCTGCCGCCACCTTCAGGCCAGCCTCGACGAACCCTCGCTGCAGGAACTGGCCGACATCGCAGGCTGCAGCCCGACCCGCCTGCATCGCCTGTTCAAGGAGGCAACCGGGCTGACGCCGAAGCAGTACGCTGCGGCACTGCGCGCCGACCGCCTGCGCACCGGGCTGCAACAGCAGGAACGCATCACCGACGCCTTCCACGATGCCGGCTTCGGCTCCAGCGGACGCTTCTACGAGAACGCACCGAAGTTGCTGGGCATGACTCCCAAGCAATGGCGCGCAGGTGGTCGTGGCGAAGTCATCCACTTCGCGCTTGCCGAAAGTTCACTGGGCAGCGTGCTGGTGGCCAGCAGTGCCACCGGCGTGGTCGCGATCCTGCTCGGCGACGATCCGGAAGCGCTGCTGCAATCGCTGCAGCACCGCTTCCGCCAGGCCAAGCTGGTCGGTGCCGACAGCGGTTATGAACAACTGGTGGCACAGGTGGTAGGTCTGGTCGAGGACCCGACACGGGGCGCCACGTTGCCGCTGGATATCCGCGGCACCGCCTTCCAGCAGCGCGTGTGGCAGGCGTTGCAGCAGATCCCACGTGGCCAGACCGCCTCGTATGCCGACATCGCCACGCGCATCGGCGCCCCGCGATCAAGCCGTGCGGTGGCTCGCGCCTGCGCCAGCAATCCACTGGCGGTGGCCGTCCCTTGCCACCGCGTCGTACGCCGCGACGGCGACCTGTCCGGCTACGCCTGGGGCGTGGCGCGCAAGCGCGAACTGCTGCGCCGGGAAAAGGCCTCGACTGCCTGA
- a CDS encoding TetR/AcrR family transcriptional regulator — MAGRPREFDRDQALRKAMLLFWQHGYEGTSMSALVETLGIASARIYAAFGSKEQLFREAVALYEEGEGGFAPRALEQATLREAIGSMLREAVLTYTRRGRPHGCLVVSSASSVSPDGEGVRDWLASHRRQRTAAIIARLQQAQAEGELADGAAVQALGDHFATVLHGISVQARDGISRERLLAMVDVALTPLP; from the coding sequence ATGGCAGGGCGACCGCGCGAATTCGACAGGGACCAGGCGTTGCGCAAGGCGATGCTGCTGTTCTGGCAGCACGGCTACGAAGGCACGTCGATGTCGGCACTGGTCGAAACGCTGGGCATTGCTTCTGCACGCATCTACGCCGCGTTCGGCAGCAAGGAGCAGTTGTTCCGCGAAGCCGTGGCGCTGTACGAAGAGGGCGAGGGTGGTTTCGCGCCGCGCGCGCTGGAGCAGGCCACGCTGCGTGAGGCGATCGGGTCCATGCTGCGCGAGGCGGTGCTGACCTACACCCGTCGTGGGCGTCCGCATGGCTGCCTGGTGGTATCTTCGGCCAGCAGCGTGTCGCCCGATGGCGAAGGCGTGCGGGACTGGTTGGCCAGCCATCGTCGCCAGCGCACGGCGGCGATCATCGCGCGGCTGCAGCAGGCGCAGGCCGAGGGTGAGCTGGCCGACGGCGCGGCGGTGCAGGCGCTGGGCGACCACTTCGCCACGGTGCTGCATGGCATCTCGGTGCAGGCGCGTGACGGCATCAGCCGCGAGCGCCTGCTGGCGATGGTCGATGTCGCGTTGACCCCGCTGCCCTGA
- a CDS encoding NADP-dependent oxidoreductase, which translates to MSDSLVTSRIVLASRPQGAPTAANFRLEQATLPALAKGEVLLRNRYLSLDPYMRGRMDEGPSYAAPVAIDAVMEGQTVAEVLQSNAEGVAAGELVLAPGGWQTHAVLPGKALGRRLDPAGLPLSTALGVYGMPGFTAYSSLHEIARLKPGETLVVAAATGPVGATVAQLAKLQGARVVAIAGGEAKRAYLQTLGVDVALDHRAADFAEQLRAAVPAGIDVYFENVGGHVLDAVLPLLNDFARIPVCGTIATYNERGVEQPGPDRLPALFSQILRQRLTVRGFIVHDFNHLWPDFEREMPQWLREGRIQYREDVVEGLENAPEAFFGLLKGQNFGKLVVKLD; encoded by the coding sequence ATGTCCGATTCCCTCGTTACCTCCCGCATCGTGCTGGCCTCGCGCCCGCAGGGCGCGCCCACGGCAGCCAACTTCCGCCTTGAACAGGCGACACTGCCGGCCTTGGCGAAGGGTGAGGTGCTGCTGCGCAACCGCTACCTGTCGCTGGACCCGTACATGCGTGGACGCATGGACGAGGGCCCCTCGTATGCCGCACCGGTGGCCATCGATGCGGTGATGGAAGGCCAGACCGTGGCCGAGGTGCTGCAGTCCAACGCCGAGGGAGTGGCCGCAGGTGAGCTGGTACTGGCGCCAGGCGGATGGCAGACCCATGCGGTACTGCCGGGCAAGGCACTGGGGCGTCGCCTCGATCCGGCCGGGCTGCCACTGAGCACGGCGCTGGGCGTGTATGGCATGCCCGGATTCACTGCGTATTCCAGCCTGCATGAGATCGCCCGCCTGAAGCCGGGCGAGACGCTGGTGGTCGCGGCCGCGACCGGTCCGGTGGGCGCAACGGTTGCGCAGCTGGCGAAACTGCAGGGCGCGCGCGTGGTCGCCATCGCCGGTGGTGAAGCCAAGCGTGCCTACCTGCAGACGCTGGGCGTGGACGTGGCGCTGGATCATCGTGCGGCCGACTTTGCCGAACAGCTGCGCGCGGCGGTGCCCGCGGGCATCGACGTGTATTTCGAGAACGTGGGCGGGCACGTGCTGGATGCGGTGCTGCCGCTGCTCAACGACTTCGCCCGCATTCCGGTGTGCGGCACCATCGCCACCTACAACGAACGCGGCGTTGAACAGCCCGGGCCGGACCGGTTGCCAGCGCTGTTCAGCCAGATCCTGCGCCAGCGCCTGACCGTGCGCGGTTTCATCGTGCACGACTTCAACCATCTGTGGCCGGACTTCGAGCGCGAGATGCCGCAGTGGCTGCGTGAGGGCCGCATCCAGTACCGCGAGGATGTGGTGGAAGGGCTGGAGAATGCGCCGGAGGCGTTCTTCGGGCTGCTGAAGGGGCAGAACTTCGGCAAGCTGGTGGTGAAGCTGGATTGA
- a CDS encoding TonB-dependent receptor: MPSHTDSRRLSGLSSSLVSFRRHPLALACAGLALVGSFGAAAQDSAPTPTGLDTITVTAEHREQNLQEVPVSVGVVQGERMRDFTAGGDDTLLALSGRVPSLYAETTTGRIFPRFYIRGLGNIDFYLGASQPVSIIQDDVVLEHVVLKSNPVYDVDQVEVLRGPQGSLFGRNTTAGIVKFDTLKPTQDYTGRVSASYATYNSVSIDGGFGGPINDVASFRVSALYQHRDDYVDNTYKGPSADGTVSPKKNAMGGFDDRNVRAQLLLTPSDQFSILASAHARDYEGTSTLFLRGALTKGSNKTDVPRDKVAYDEADNNPQAYKTYGGSVKARYDFGAIDFTSITAYETTSGYSRGDTDGGAAANFPVNGVPNGYGQSMGRIRDLDQWTQEFRLASHDDSALQWQAGAFYFNGSDTTDFYQRAWFLQGAARNPNNWVRLRNKNTSWAGFGQISYAFTDKFTVTAGLRQTKDEKHTRLLKTADTAAGVVTYKGRTDVKMSDTTPSWDLSAMYQITPDVSVYAKVARGFRGPTIQGRSAVFNADFTTADSETILSWEAGVKSSLWDNRLRLNATAFTYTVNDIQLNGNDSDGNGVLFNADKAKAYGFEADMELRPIPNLTLSAGLSLLHSEIKDKRVYAQVCGLNGQVVCTVNDPTIKVGANTFAQIDGNPLPNAPKYNVNLAARYDFPVSDAGTMFVSTDWNKQGYTSFVLYDSKEFNSKGDFEGGLKIGYSGNYGAYEVALFARNITNEKNLKGVIENYMAAVYNEPRTVGVSLNMNW, encoded by the coding sequence ATGCCCTCCCATACCGATTCCCGCCGCCTGTCGGGTCTGTCGTCTTCCCTTGTTTCCTTCCGCCGCCACCCGCTGGCACTGGCCTGTGCCGGTCTGGCCCTGGTCGGCAGCTTCGGTGCCGCCGCGCAGGACAGTGCGCCGACCCCGACCGGCCTGGACACGATCACCGTGACCGCCGAACACCGCGAGCAGAACCTGCAGGAAGTGCCGGTCTCGGTCGGTGTGGTGCAGGGCGAGCGCATGCGCGACTTCACCGCCGGCGGCGACGACACCCTGCTGGCGCTGTCCGGCCGCGTGCCGAGCCTGTATGCGGAAACCACCACCGGCCGCATCTTCCCGCGCTTCTACATCCGCGGCCTGGGCAACATCGACTTCTACCTGGGTGCCTCGCAGCCGGTCTCGATCATCCAGGACGACGTGGTGCTGGAGCACGTGGTGCTGAAGTCCAACCCGGTCTATGACGTGGACCAGGTGGAAGTGCTGCGCGGCCCGCAGGGCTCGCTGTTCGGTCGCAACACCACCGCCGGCATCGTCAAGTTCGACACCCTGAAGCCGACCCAGGACTACACCGGCCGCGTCAGCGCCAGCTACGCCACCTACAACAGCGTGTCGATCGACGGCGGCTTCGGCGGCCCGATCAACGACGTCGCCTCGTTCCGCGTGTCGGCCCTGTACCAGCACCGCGACGACTATGTCGACAACACCTACAAGGGCCCGAGCGCCGATGGCACGGTCAGCCCGAAGAAGAACGCCATGGGCGGCTTCGATGACCGCAATGTGCGTGCGCAGCTGCTGCTGACTCCGAGCGACCAGTTCTCGATCCTGGCCTCGGCCCACGCCCGCGATTACGAAGGCACCTCGACCCTGTTCCTGCGCGGTGCGCTGACCAAGGGCTCGAACAAGACCGACGTGCCGCGCGACAAGGTTGCCTACGACGAAGCCGACAACAACCCGCAGGCGTACAAGACCTACGGCGGCTCGGTGAAGGCACGCTACGACTTCGGTGCGATCGACTTCACCTCGATCACTGCCTACGAGACCACCTCCGGTTACAGCCGTGGCGACACCGACGGTGGCGCAGCGGCGAACTTCCCGGTGAACGGCGTGCCGAACGGCTACGGCCAGTCGATGGGCCGCATCCGCGACCTGGACCAGTGGACCCAGGAATTCCGCCTGGCCAGCCATGACGACAGTGCGCTGCAGTGGCAGGCCGGTGCGTTCTACTTCAACGGCAGCGACACCACCGACTTCTACCAGCGCGCGTGGTTCCTGCAGGGCGCGGCACGTAACCCGAACAACTGGGTGCGCCTGCGCAACAAGAACACCTCGTGGGCCGGTTTCGGCCAGATCAGCTACGCCTTCACCGACAAGTTCACCGTCACCGCTGGCCTGCGCCAGACCAAGGACGAGAAGCACACGCGCCTGCTGAAGACCGCTGATACCGCCGCCGGCGTGGTCACCTACAAGGGCCGCACCGACGTCAAGATGTCCGACACCACCCCGAGCTGGGATCTGAGCGCCATGTATCAGATCACCCCGGACGTGAGCGTCTACGCCAAGGTCGCCCGCGGCTTCCGCGGCCCGACCATCCAGGGCCGTTCGGCAGTGTTCAATGCCGACTTCACTACCGCCGATTCCGAGACCATCCTGTCCTGGGAAGCGGGCGTGAAGAGCAGCCTGTGGGACAACCGCCTGCGCCTGAACGCCACCGCGTTCACCTACACCGTCAACGACATCCAGCTCAACGGCAACGATTCGGACGGCAACGGCGTGCTGTTCAACGCCGACAAGGCCAAGGCCTACGGCTTCGAAGCGGACATGGAACTGCGCCCGATCCCGAACCTGACCCTGAGTGCCGGCCTGAGCCTGCTGCACAGCGAGATCAAGGACAAGCGCGTGTACGCGCAGGTCTGCGGCCTCAACGGCCAGGTGGTCTGCACGGTGAATGACCCGACCATCAAGGTCGGCGCCAACACCTTCGCGCAGATCGACGGCAACCCGCTGCCGAACGCGCCGAAGTACAACGTGAACCTGGCCGCCCGTTACGACTTCCCGGTCAGCGACGCTGGCACCATGTTCGTCTCCACCGACTGGAACAAGCAGGGTTACACCAGCTTCGTGCTGTACGACAGCAAGGAGTTCAACTCCAAGGGTGACTTCGAAGGCGGCCTGAAGATCGGCTACTCGGGCAACTACGGTGCCTACGAAGTGGCGCTTTTCGCGCGCAACATCACCAACGAGAAGAACCTCAAGGGCGTGATCGAGAATTACATGGCCGCGGTCTACAACGAACCGCGCACCGTGGGTGTCTCGCTGAACATGAACTGGTAA
- a CDS encoding SDR family oxidoreductase translates to MRLNNKIALITGASAGIGRASALRFAAEGAKLVLNARRPEPLQALAEQIRAAGGDAVVHAADVADPGTAQALVDLAQQSFGGLDIAINNAGMLGPGVPAAEFPVDAWREVMATNLDAAFHAARAQLPALLARGGGSLVFVGTFVGHTVGFPGMAAYASSKAGLIGLSQVIAAEYGARGVRSNVLLPGGTDTEMGREAAPTGDARDFVRSLHALKRMAEPEEIANAALFLASDESSFVTGTAMRVEGGVSITRT, encoded by the coding sequence ATGCGCTTGAACAACAAGATCGCACTCATCACCGGAGCCAGCGCCGGCATCGGCCGCGCCAGCGCGCTGCGCTTTGCTGCCGAAGGGGCAAAGCTGGTGCTGAATGCACGGCGGCCGGAGCCGCTGCAGGCGCTGGCCGAGCAGATTCGCGCCGCCGGTGGCGACGCCGTGGTGCATGCCGCCGACGTCGCCGACCCGGGCACGGCGCAGGCGCTGGTCGATCTGGCCCAGCAGTCATTCGGCGGCCTGGACATCGCCATCAACAATGCCGGCATGCTTGGCCCGGGCGTGCCGGCGGCGGAGTTCCCCGTGGACGCCTGGCGCGAGGTGATGGCGACCAATCTGGATGCCGCCTTCCATGCTGCACGCGCGCAGTTGCCGGCACTGCTGGCGCGCGGCGGCGGCTCGCTGGTGTTCGTCGGCACGTTCGTCGGCCATACCGTGGGCTTCCCGGGCATGGCGGCCTATGCGTCGAGCAAGGCAGGGCTGATCGGCCTGAGCCAGGTGATCGCGGCGGAGTATGGCGCGCGTGGTGTGCGCAGCAATGTACTGCTGCCAGGTGGCACCGATACCGAGATGGGGCGGGAGGCCGCGCCTACCGGGGATGCCCGCGACTTCGTGCGCTCGCTGCACGCACTGAAGCGCATGGCCGAGCCGGAGGAGATCGCCAACGCGGCGCTGTTCCTGGCCAGCGATGAAAGCAGTTTCGTTACCGGTACCGCCATGCGCGTGGAGGGTGGGGTGTCGATCACCCGCACCTGA
- a CDS encoding sugar phosphate isomerase/epimerase family protein, whose translation MQTLKGPSLHLAQFAGDQAPFNSLASIAEWAAGHGFKALQIPAWDARLFDLATAADSQDYCDDIRGTLAEHGLQVSELTTHILGQLVAVHPAYDELCDGFAPEALRGNPKARSEWAQQQLHLAARASRRLGLQDMGTFSGSFAWPYLFPFPQRPPGLIDAAFDELARRWRPILDTCEDNGINLCYEIHPSEDLHDGTSFERFFERVGQHQRCRILFDPSHFVLQQLDYLEYLDIYHPLIRMFHVKDAEFRPSGRQGIYGGYADWTERAGRFRSLGDGQVDFKSIFSKLAQYDYQGWATLEWECCLKDQEAGAREGAAFIRDHIIPVTDKIFDDFAGAPISTAQMQHMLGIA comes from the coding sequence ATGCAGACCCTCAAGGGCCCCAGCCTGCACCTGGCGCAGTTCGCCGGCGACCAGGCACCGTTCAACTCACTTGCCAGCATTGCCGAGTGGGCCGCTGGACACGGTTTCAAGGCACTGCAGATCCCGGCCTGGGATGCACGCCTGTTCGACCTGGCCACCGCCGCCGACAGCCAGGACTACTGCGACGACATCCGCGGCACCCTGGCCGAGCACGGCCTGCAGGTCAGCGAGCTCACCACCCACATCCTTGGCCAGCTGGTGGCCGTGCATCCGGCCTACGATGAACTCTGCGATGGCTTCGCGCCGGAAGCACTGCGCGGCAACCCGAAGGCGCGCAGCGAATGGGCGCAGCAGCAACTGCACCTGGCCGCCCGTGCCTCCCGCCGGCTGGGCCTGCAGGACATGGGCACCTTCTCCGGCTCCTTCGCCTGGCCCTACCTGTTCCCGTTCCCGCAGCGCCCGCCGGGCCTGATCGATGCCGCCTTCGACGAACTGGCGCGCCGCTGGCGGCCGATCCTCGATACCTGCGAGGACAACGGCATCAACCTCTGTTACGAGATCCATCCCAGCGAAGACCTGCATGACGGCACCAGCTTCGAGCGCTTCTTCGAACGCGTCGGCCAGCACCAGCGCTGCCGCATCCTGTTCGATCCCAGCCACTTCGTGCTGCAGCAGCTGGACTACCTGGAGTACCTGGACATCTATCACCCGCTGATCCGCATGTTCCATGTCAAGGATGCGGAGTTCCGTCCCAGCGGCCGCCAGGGCATCTATGGTGGCTACGCCGACTGGACCGAACGGGCCGGTCGCTTCCGCTCGCTGGGCGATGGCCAGGTCGACTTCAAGTCGATCTTCTCCAAGCTGGCCCAGTACGACTACCAGGGGTGGGCGACGCTGGAGTGGGAGTGCTGCCTGAAGGACCAGGAAGCCGGTGCACGCGAAGGCGCTGCATTCATCCGCGACCACATCATTCCGGTCACCGACAAGATCTTCGACGACTTCGCCGGTGCACCGATCAGCACCGCGCAGATGCAGCACATGCTCGGCATCGCCTGA